CGTTGCTGTTTTGACAAGGAGCTGTAGACTTCAGACATTCACAGGCCTTTCCCATGTAATTGGCGTTACACACACACTTCCCGCAGTCACACCGACCACGATCTGGTCCTTACAGAATAATAAATGTTGGATGTCAAATATAAAAGATCAATTTAACCGTTTAttataagcatttttttttaatattgtactATACTAAGTCCCAAGATATCCTTGATTCACATTCTGCTTAATTTCTCGATATTactacctcagggttcaaatgaATTtcgttaaaacaaaaatgaaaattttccaagatttctcagttaAAACGCTCCCTTTAGggtatcaggtttcaatacacggctgaaaaaaaaatgtgatgtctacgggagTTTGTaatgcagcaagcccggatgataacgttgagaaattgcgcgaggtatttCGAGTGACCTCCGAATGgagaaagatgtaaacattacctattataaatctccgtaataaaactgtttttgttcacGTGAATTTTTCGTGTAAaatttttcccttttatcgatttcaattgcacttctttcacagttATGTTAATCTTCATTGAAAATCACCTATACGTACTGCATAAGTATCTTAGGACAGACTATAACAACACTAAAAATCAGAAACTACCCTACCTCCACAAAGCAGCTGGTCGTAGCTCCTacaatttttatcattacatTCACACTTGTCCCCACTGTATCCTTCAAAACATTCACACTTTCTGCAGGTGCAGTTTCCAGCGTTGTTACAAATgctgtttagaaataaaatatctaacttcaaaacaaaaaacaaacaacaaaatgcaCAGATGTCAAATGCGTGTCTTTTGTCACAGCTCTTATATATGAAGCAAATAAGCTGTTTGTGTGTTACttatttgcaaatatatacaTACGTATTCGTTTCAAGCGTTTTAAAATGGTCTTATACACTGATGTTATATGTTCCGATGCAGATATAATTTTATACGTATAAATTACAAACGATTTCCAATGATATCGATTTCCCATTAAACAACTAACCCTTTTGATGTTCCACAAGTTTCCTCGATTGTTCCTCTATTATCACATTCACAAACGTCACCAACCCATCCAGGATTACAGTTACATATCCCACACTCGTACGTCCCGTTATAACTACATTTATCGCTGTTTGGTTCCTACAAATAAAATGTTGAGGAAATGCTTTGCTccatatttaatttaatgagtagcaatgtcattctctatCAATTTCTATTTGCATCTGttgtcaaatatttaaaaaaaactcaccTGTCTGCTAAAttagcaaaataaaaattaattgaatctTTGCTTAAATAAATGACGAAAAGCTTTaccaagaaaataaataaattgcttTTATTTATTAGGAGCATCGATAAGGATGAAATTATGGGAAAGACACACATATTTAAACTTGTATTAaaataagcaaataaaaaaaaaaaaatttattaaccAGGGAAAAATCAGATAACAACAAGGTACAgaagtaaaataatatataccatttacacacttaatcaaattaatatgaaattatattttacagacTGATCAATTTTCTCGATTTTAAAGGGTTAATCAAGCAAATgtattttgtgaaattttatttttaaacatagaaatactcgtcctctctctgtctctctctctctctctctctctctctctctctctctaacatgTTTGATGGTAGTTGATAACTgtcaaaatatcacatatttctCATTGGTGCAAGATAATAAAAATTCTTGCTGCGCTTGCCACAACGGTAGCACGGTAAAAATATTATCcatatttgaaaattcaaaagttaacataacaacaaacaacattatacgataaaaaaaagttcgttCTCAATCAGTCTTGCAATTAATGCCGTCTTTTATGATGAAAACGGCTATGACCAACGTTTGTGACAGTGCATTGTATAAGTGGCAGCTTGCAATAACTATTTAAGACTATTTAAACAATGTGCatctttgtaaaattgtaaacaaaagttcagtttaaattttgaaaacaaattgattttcaGATAATTCAAAAGTCAAAGATGTTATTCGTCTCCTTTgatagatatttataaataaggaaGTCACTGTGATGATTGGTATATGTTAAACTCTTTACTTCAAACTGAACGTAACTTACAGCCTCTGGTTGGAGCTGACAGTCACAGTCACACACGTGTTCTATGTCCACCTGAACACGTTCCTCCAGGCCTTCGGGGAAAATGGTGAAGGTCACATTTCTTTTCTCCGGACAAGTGGTAAAGTTCGACATAATGACTGGGAAGAACTTAGCCTACAAGGATAAGATCTTTCAATTGCGTTTGAAGTTGTgagatgaccccccccccttccactaCCACCGCACCCAATCTTCAACTTAAAGATTATATCGTCGCGGCGAAAAAAGTTTTTTCAATCTTTATAGATTTCATTTGATAAAGCAAGTCTTATGCGCTTACGATACTCATCAAACTACGAAACTCGGTTCATCATTCATAGCTTTATCTATGCGCATGACGGTGtacatttaatttgataactaataattattaatagttacatgtataatacacaATCTTACCACTTTTTCTGTGGTTAGTCTTGAACATATGTTGGTCTGCTCATTAACTCGACTGTAATAGAAATGGtatatttgtatacaataaGAAGGGGATTAGAACCCGTATGATAATCAGTTTTTACTACAAATTATGAAGTCAATCTGTGAATATTATGATATGAACAAATACGGCCGTGTGTGATCAGATCTATCATTGAAAAATCCTTTCGGGCTTTAATGAATATGATCATGTCGTccatatttgatcacctcacaATACTTAAGGAatgagtcttttctggttttcgatttgtcaaatgtaaatttgattaattgtccattaaatcaagatgaaaggaaaataatatagtatatttttttctctttttactATCAAACAATTtggcataaaaataataatcaatatttagaatctaacaagaactatattttggcatattggcgtaggaaaaaaaatcacatatttcgcaattcagaattgatATAGATTAATGAGCCCGTTTTAgtatttttgaaacaataacaataatgttggattttttaactaatgtggactaatgatatgatacttgagtttcataatttgtttttagaatacgatttgcctatcaaattacctttttataagctttttaaagcgcgcattctatacattgaaatcactaaaatcaattttttttctcttattagGTGGTCAATATATAagattttttgtcaatttatatcttttaatgaagtctttaaattcttaaaaatcagaataattttatgattgaaagctttaaaaaatgataaaaaaatatctttaaaattaaagaaaattagaggaaatgcgggctaagccaTGTCAATTTtagtttcaatatttattccaatttagtagtataagctgatagacctTCTGATattctatgatttcattgaagaataaaatcttatatatattaaacgGATGTCTACATAGCAGCAAAGAACtacattaatttttatcatCCGTTAAGAtaaggaaaaaggtagtgaacTTGACCTGACCTTTTCGTAAAAACAAGGatgataaaatttgattaaactgatagaatcatttggttatatgatctgttttattatgtcaaaatttcatgaatttctttttataagaaGTTTGTTTGATAacgaaaagactccttccttaaagaatgattcttcattgaaaagatgcttgagtttatGATAATTGGTATCTATTATATAGTTTTTTTAGACCACAATTGTGCTCCTCTATTTTTATCttcatatgaaacaaattttattcaaaagctTGTGcaataaagaataaacaacTTGCGGTAGCCTTCAActtgatatttaaatatatagcCGATGTTTTATCAATTAACAGCGGTAGCTTTCATTCTCACGTTAACTCGATATATCACAGGGAGCTTAAAAATGATACCAGAGATTCTCCTACATCTGTAAGATAATCACTTTTAGTGTATAAATGTGTCACTTGATAGTCCTCGTGAAAACAAAACAcctattaggtttgttacttcgcctcgccatcgatgagattgatcaacccaatatatttctataGTCAGCCAGTAACAAACCTAACAAGTAATACTATTGTGTCCTTTTCAATCGGAATCATTATGCTAAGTTTAGAACACCGCAACATCTATTCATAAAATGTGAAAATCGTGTAAAAATTAGATGTTTGGTTAAGCGGCGGTTACTTTGTCTCtttaaggtaactccgtacctataaaatcatgggttcaaagttaaaaacttaacttttttttaccttattgaacttgattttcatcaaaaaataaataaaatatatatgtatccaaactatttaagatgtaaggtgataaaaaccaaaggctgaaattatcatctgaaaatcacactttttttgtttaaaaattaaatataagtggatgGACACTTGTTTGcctattcaaattttattgcttactatgccagaaaactaaaattaatttaaacaaaagaaaaaaccgtttacattagaaaaattatagcatttagatatatcacttagagaaaagtagaaaagagttatttccctttgtcattattgaattatgtcgaatataagaatgaaaaacgcttattaaatatctccaagtaaacaatgatttgagtttttgatgtacACCTATGATAACacagaaattacaaatctacttgcaagaattttaatgaattcatggtttatgtaaaatgtatgacgtcacaggagggtggatttactttaatcGGTTCTACAATAGGTTGTATTTTTCCTCACCCGTCTGTTTTGCATGCTGTGTATAGTTTTATTGTCAAATCCTCGCCGTGTCCGTTCACCACCAACTTTACGGTTTCCCTTAAACGCTGCAACAGAATGCAATTCTTTTGTGTAATTGTTAAATATTGTCTGCCTATAGCATGCGATCACTGAGTGCATTACAACGTGCTCAAAAATAGCAACTTCAGAATGTTTGATATTTAAGATATAATTGAAGTGGTTCTAATTTTACATTACAATGTTAAGCGTTCTAATGATCTTTGAGATTCGCTAAAAACCATTCATAACTATgatcaatacattttttttcttttattgcgTGGAAGATTTGTTAATATAAAATGAACTCTAGAATAACTAAATTAGTAAATTTATAGAGATGttctggatattttttttttgtgatcggcttcggccgatcactgttgtgtccatatgaggcatccggcaaatgcttccacgtgcgcacacattccgcttgcataagtagtcttataaaaacttgaagtttggtttagtatttatataacattttactcagttttatttcaattcatttaccttaagagatgcaaacatacataaaatacaggtcgacctgttaattcaagaatgcacattttgtctcacgcgtaagaatttcgatcgaaagattcattcagtaaatgcagttgacctcgatgaactgacctcaatcataagaagatgctccatgaaatgacctcgatctattgatgttgcataatagtagctaggaagacggcttgatttataaacaaggttgcgttataatgcgacctcaatagcaagttatgatggcattcaatgtttttcagtcgcattaaattattttaatacaactcattctttgtatacgtgttaatgctctttgaagagccctactcagtattctgaagaagaagaagatacatttatatttaacatttaataattacgttaaaaatataaaactagacaatgagtttacgaacggctttccccaaatttatttcaaatttaaatttgttgacggtttataattatgaaattatggtgtacagattcaaaatattctatattttgtaaaaaaaaaaaaaaaaacaacaaaaacagtacttttttaaattatttaacatcaaactgatcatgttgattgcttctagctatcaatatatcattattgccgatcggtcctttaaaaggaatacttgttttaaaTTACCGTTTAATTTATATCGATAAACTGCAAAACACATATATAATATTCACAAATTTTCAAGTTGTTTTATGACAGTTCGTATTAAGTATTTAACGCAACAGGTTTGTGACGACATCACAATGTTAAGTGCAAAGATTTACGCATTGAagattataattttttgttgtttcttatattaaaaaaatgaaaaaaatcgaaagtGTTAGAaaaacaacaagaggcccaagggCGACATTGtttacctgagcaacaatagccattaTAAAATGAGCTTTTGGAGTAATATAGAACATTGAAACTTTGAACTTTCGAGGGTGAgctaaatattttataaaataactcAAAGCTGATATTGGTCTCTGTTTCTGATATATAGTATTACTAAATGGATTATTtatcgatccatcaaataaaatattaggGAATCGAGGAACCACAACCGTTTGCCATTTGGTGGAGCATTCGCAGCTGTTTTATTAACTAATAAAAACTTATAGACTAAACTAAATATGGAAAGTCAACCAAATCTATCAATcctttgcatattttttttccataatctttacaattttttattccaTTGTCTTTCTTAACATGTGTGTTTGTGAATCAAAACGTTGTTTGATATATAGTACTCAAACATAGTTTCGTAAATCCAGGAGATTTTTGTCAGAAATAAGCATGACCGGTGGGAATTCCCTGCTATCTATATGCGGTATACATGATCTTTTGTGCCTTCTCAATCGCATAATATAGAGATTTATCCTTCGAGTACATGAGAAAAAAATCACGAAAcaaatgttataaataattttgaaagacTCTAACAAAGAAGTAGATAACTCCTTAACATATATCCTGATTTTACGTGTGCAGGATTTAAAAGCGGGTTATTTAGCGTTTTAAAAGCTTGCAATGTACCGTGTATGCACCGAACTTAAAACTGGAGGATTTTTCTCAGAAAAAAGCATGACAGGTGGGAATTTTTCCTGCTATCTATATATATGcagtgtacattttttttttcattttcagttgcATAATGTAGAGATATATCTTTCAAGTACATGAGAAATCAAAGTAATGAAGTACTGACGGAAGTTGATTTTatctattattatttattatcttgcatggcaattaggttctagtctgtatttaaatttcGCACTTTTTTACGATGTGGATTTTCAGACTTTtctgacaagaatttcgagaaaccccataagaatcatgttgtgtaatatttaaagatggattttaaattatgtattagtaatcaaaacaattctaaaaattgtatggatccaagcactattgatatcgaactctagtctcgttcaaccagacgttcggctgtctctgttaatctccgacaatcaagagagactctctgcttgtcggagatttacggagaccgccaagcgtttggttgaacgagactatattaaactctggcgtaagatTACATGAGActcaaaaatattgtttgtattatataaaatgtgactattttcaaagtgtttatagataagtttccttgaaaaacaatgctttagcatacattacatcgactatttctattattttccaaaactaagacttgtcagcggtggtgatttgtgcttaggtccaaacactgtttcacatTTGGTTTGCCacagtaactgcataggagagttgattaaaatcaactcccaaaaatcaccaaaaaatgttataaatattttgggAGACTGTAACAAAGAATTAGATAACTTCGTTAACATCTATCCTGATTTTACGTGTGTATAATTCATAGCGGGTTATATAGCGTTTTAAAAGCTGGCAAATGTTCcctaaaaatgatataaaacgaTGCCTTAGACTTGCTTTGCGATTACGACggtttggaaaaatattttgtgatctGTACCATCAATTTTCCTCCTTGTTTGGACAACAAAAGTAAGCATAATGTCTGCGTAGTGTGTTTGTTgaagtaatgattttattatcatGAGCATAGGTCACTTTGACAGTTTTAATATTACACATTGTTCCTAAAGTATTACAATGTGCAATGGTCAAGTTTAACcgatatgaaatattaatgatGTTCTAGTTTAAACCATTTAAACTTGTCTGAAGATAAAAAATCAACCATGCATTTTtgacatgtacttttttttcttataaaaacaTTGACAGATTCGTATGTGACAAAAACGGAAAAACCCCCAGAAAAGAAGTAAATTCAAATGAtgttcaaaatgttaaatatagaGTTGTTATGCACATGTACAAAGATGTTCTACTAAACGCAAATTgctttttattacttatatggTATATAGCGCAATTCATTCgataattttctttatacaATCACCGGAAACGACTTCATGGTTAATTTTGTCTGAAAACAATATCTCAGCGAAATAGATTtcagaatcatttttttttttatacataattgaTTCGATATactaaaatattacatttatttatataccttATAGTTATCGCTGACGATATCCAGGATGTTGCGTGCGTCTACTGAAAGCGCAGATGCTTGGAGAGTATGTCCGGGCATTAAAGTGGCCAAAGTGTCATAATACAGATTCCGAACCGTTAGCGACGAATTTCCACCAATAACAAAAATGATGTTTATGTTGTTCTCCTTGGCTTTTTGGATTATTTGTCCGACAGACGGATAATCCTGATGTAAAATTTgagattcaaattaaaaaacgtTGAATTATCGTTCATGAACTGTTATTATAtacaaacaaatatatcaatttctacatcttttttttacttcatataacaaataaaaatcaaaacctGTAGATTTGCTTTAGTATAAAACCCTTCACTGTCCAAGTGACAATTTCCATCATTAGGCTCAAGTAGTCCCGCAAGCTAGGAAAATatggttacatgtatataagtgaACTTTGATGTCTAAAATATAGGTACACAAGCTAGGAAAGATGGTTAAATTAGTGGACTGGGATGTCTAAAAATAGgtatttttatattgtaaaagtaatacgttttaaaaaaaacgatcAGATAACGATGATAACAATGTAGTCTTTGAATAACGGAGTGATATCAAAAGTTAAGATAGAGAATAGGAATTGTTCTTTCCTTTAGAGACTATATGACTCACCCAACCGTCTCCTCCGTGATGAAAAGCCATATCAGTGGCATACACTAACATTCGTCTGGATTTCTCTCTCCATCCAATATGCTCCTTTTAAATAGgcatgaaaaaatatgtaaaatgttttttgttttgacaAAACGTTGTTCCTTAGCATTATAAGTGTTGGATGTCAGTTTGTCCGtgtgtttgttattttttcatgacGTAATACGTTCTTTTATAACAGAAAATATAAACCTTGAAAAAAATGGCAATTAAATTTGATTCCACACTGCTGTTTTAAGTAGCAAATGGGCCTTTAATTTTTGCAGGCCAAATGTTATTGTTAGGAGACGCAAAAAGCATGTTCCGGATACAATTGTAAGTTTCTGTAATTTTGGAGTTTGGTCGCAACTGCATTGACTTAAAGAAACATAATAGATGAAACAGCTTCTAAAAATAcgaaacaataaaaatgatcGTTTTACAAGAACGTTTACTAAAATTAGTCATTAAGGTTTGTCATGTCtagatattcttttttattttcataagtaCAAACTTATTAATTTGTGAA
The window above is part of the Magallana gigas chromosome 10, xbMagGiga1.1, whole genome shotgun sequence genome. Proteins encoded here:
- the LOC105334283 gene encoding integrin beta-3-like isoform X2, which translates into the protein MKNLQSSLKSLAKDIESGIKNLTDDYRFGLGTSMDKAVRPFSRTSAEFLDDPCFNTTDSVCEKVYSFRHRLNLTDDIEAFEKAIDDVQVTANYDKPVGMFDGLIQTMVCGEHIGWREKSRRMLVYATDMAFHHGGDGWLAGLLEPNDGNCHLDSEGFYTKANLQDYPSVGQIIQKAKENNINIIFVIGGNSSLTVRNLYYDTLATLMPGHTLQASALSVDARNILDIVSDNYKRLRETVKLVVNGHGEDLTIKLYTACKTDGRVNEQTNICSRLTTEKVAKFFPVIMSNFTTCPEKRNVTFTIFPEGLEERVQVDIEHVCDCDCQLQPEAEPNSDKCSYNGTYECGICNCNPGWVGDVCECDNRGTIEETCGTSKGICNNAGNCTCRKCECFEGYSGDKCECNDKNCRSYDQLLCGGPDRGRCDCGKCVCNANYMGKACECLKSTAPCQNSNGTICSGNGECVCGRCQCRSGFRGELCDKCFSCPGLCNNNKDCAECFAFGTGIYNSSVCKQLCTNVRTTESLKVAAPENQGANSSITFKSCITEDEQKCIINFNVYDRENGLEVVVKERKRCPPGPPDPLTIGLGISGAIFIVGILLLVLWKILTMVYDNLEYSRFESEIKNPAWEKSENPIYNDCVQTVHNPMCDSEFKVEHMYDKLIGATSEHI